The Desulfovibrio sp. G11 region CAGGATTCGGACGCATCCGGTCTAAAGGGGATGCCGCTTTGTTCGGCGGCCATACCACACAAGTGATGAAGGACAAATATGGCATCACCAAAACCCGCCCGCTGGCTGACTTTCTACCAACCCTGACCATCGCAGCTAAAAATCTGGCAACGGAAATGACCAACCACAATGTGCAGCAGGAAGATTTGCAAGGCGAACACGCGATTACCCGTGAGCATGTGCAGAATAATGTCAGTGTGCGCGACATGCTCGGCCAGCGAGGTATCAAACCCGAGAAGCTTCCACCGGAAGAGGACATCAAGAAGTTGGAGCGGCGGGTAAAATCCGATGAAAAGAAACTTGAAAAACGCTCTGGCCGACTGCCCGAATCGAAGAGCGAATAATGGAAACACTAAAATTAAAGCGCTTCGCCCAATATGCTCGACGCTCTCTGCTGGAGCAGGTCTCCGGCAAGTTGAAGCTGGTGTTGACGGCAGAGAGTTCGGCACGCCGTGAGCATGATGCGGCGGTTAAAAAACTGGAAGAAGCAATCCAGAAAACCGATAAGGAACATGTCATTGAGCGGGTGGCCTACATCTGGTTCAACCGCTTCTGCGCCCTGCGCTTCATGGACGTGAACCGGTACACCCGCATCGGCGTGGTGTCACCCGCCGAAGGACAGTTCCAGCCGGAGATTTTGGCAGAGGCCAAGATGGGCCACATCGATGAAGAAATGGTGCACGACAAGGTTCGGCAGCAGATCTTCGCACTGCTCGACGGCAAGGCGCCCAGCCGCGACCCGCAGGGCGAGGCTTACCGCCTGCTGGTGGTGGCCGCCTGCAACTTCTGGAACAAGGCGATGCCGTTCCTGTTCCAGCGCATCGATGACTACACCCAACTGCTGATGCCGGACGACCTGCTCTCGGGCAACTCCATCCTCGCCTACACCCGCGAGGCGATGACGCCGGATGCCTGCGAAGATGTCGAGGTGATCGGCTGGCTCTACCAGTTCTACATCTCCGAGAAGAAGGATGAGGTGTTCGACGGCCTGAAGAAGAACAAGAAGATCACGCCCGAGAACATCCCCGCCGCCACCCAATTGTTCACACCGCACTGGATCGTCCGCTACTTGGTGGAAAACTCCCTCGGACGCCTGTGGCTGCTCAATCGTCCCGGCTCGAAGCTGATTGAGCAGATGGACTACTACATCAAACCCGAACAACCCGAGACGGATTTCCTGCGCATCAGCAAGCCGGAACAGATCAATATCTGCGACCCGGCCTGCGGCTCCGGCCACATGCTCACCTATGCCTTCGACCTGCTCTACGCCATCTACGAGGAGGAAGGGTACGAGCCCGCCGAGATCCCGGAGAAGATCCTCACGAATAACCTCTACGGCATCGAGATCGACGAACGCGCCGGGGAGTTGGCCGCCTTTGCCCTCACCATGAAGGCCCGCGCCAAGCAACGCCGGTTCTTCAACAAGGGGGTCAAGCCGAACATCTGCGTGCTGGAGAACGTCCACTTCGACGGCAATGAGTTGAAGGATTACATGGACTTTGTTGGTCGCGATCTGTTCACCGCGCCGCTGCAAACCACCCTGCGCCAGTTCGAAGAGGCCGACAACTTCGGCTCCCTGATCCGCCCGGATGTCACCGATGTGGACGGCATGCTCAGGGTACTGGAGTCGAAGAACGTCTCCGGGCAGTTGTTTATCAGCATGACCCATCAGAAGGTTCTGCAAGCCCTGCGGCAGGCCGATTACCTGAGCCCGAAATACCATGTGGTGATTGCCAATCCGCCGTATATGGGAGGCAAAGGGATGAATGGGCGGCTGGCTGCGTGGGCAAAAGACAATTTCCCAAACAGCAAGTCAGATCTATTTGCCATGTTCGTCGAGCGTAACCTGGACCTTGCTCAGATGCACGGTGTAGTTGCAATGATAACCATGCAAAGTTGGATGTTCCTGTCATCCTTCGAGGCATTGCGTACGCGTCTTCTGGGACAGAACACACTGCTATCAATGGCTCACCTAGGCGCAAGGGCTTTCGACAGTATCGGCGGTGAAGTGGTTTCAACCACAGCATTTGTTTTAGAGAACGCAAACCGGTTGGATTTCAAAGGCAGCTATCTAAGGTTGGTTTCTGGTAATTCCGAAATTGAGAAAAATGATGCCATCCGAGAAGCGGTTAGGGATCCTGACTGCGGTTGGCTCTTCCGATCCTCCGCCGCAGATTTCAAGAAGATACCCGGCAGTCCGATTGCTTACTGGGTTTCCGATAAAGCAATGGCAAGCTTTTCATGGGCTAAAAGAGTTGATAACTCGTTTGAGCTGATACAAGGAATGATAACTGGAGATAATGCTAAATACGTAAGATTCTGGTATGAAATTTCTTCTAGGTATTTCAGTATTTTCTCTCAAGACAAAAATTACTGGGTTCCATACAACAAAGGCGGAGAAGCTCGAAAATGGTATGGCAATCACGATCTAGTTGTTGACTGGAGGTCTAGGGGAGAAGGCTTCACTCGCAACAGGTCAACCAACTCACATTTATATTTTCGCCCGTATGCTTCATGGAGCTATTTGAACACCGGGTCTCCCGCAGCTAGATACTATCCGGACGGCTTTCTATGGGATGTTCATGGCTCAGGAGCGTTTCCAAGAAAAATAGGAGATGAGAAAAAACTGGTCGCCTTACTCTGCTCTAAGGCTGGTGGTTATCTTCTAAATGTCGTCAACCCGACAATGAGCTTCCAGGTTGAGAATATATCAGCGCTTCCATGGGATCTCGACAAGTTGTCTCGCCTTGAAAGCAGTAAGCTCCTGCGTACAATTGAACTATCCCAGAATGACTGGAATTCTTATGAAACCTCTTGGGACTTCACCATCCTCCCACTACTGAATCCCGACTACCGCCAGCCAACCCTGAAGGCGACCTACCAGAAACTCCACGCTCATTTGCAGGAGGTGACGCTGGAGATGCAGCGGCTGGAGGAAGAGAACAACCGCATCTTCATCGAGGCGTACGGCCTGCAAGATGAGTTGACGCCGGAGGTGCCGCACAATGAAATCACCCTGACCAGCAACCCACACTACCGCTACGGCAACGACAAGAGCGAGGACGAGCTGGAGGCGCTGCTGCTGGCCGACACCATGCGCGAGCTTGTCTCCTACGCCGTGGGCTGCATGTTTGGCCGCTACGCGCTGGACAAGCCGGGGCTGATCCTGGCCAACCAGGGTGAAACCATCGAGGACTACTTAAAGCAGGTTCCAGAGCCCAGCTTTCCGGCCGATGACGACAACGTCATCCCCATGCTCGATGACGACTGGTTCACCGACGACATCGCAGAGCGCTTCCGCAAATTTTTGCGCGCGGCCTTTGGCGAGGAGCACTACGAGGCCAACCTCAAGTTCGTCGAAAAGGCGCTGGGCAAGAATGGCAAGGCCCGCGACATCCGCGATTACTTCCTCAAGGATTTCTACAGCGACCATGTGAAACGCTACAAGAAGCGTCCCATCTACTGGCTGTTCTCCAGCCCTAGGGGCAGCTTCAACGCGCTGATCTACATGCACCGTTACCGCCCGGATACGGTCAGCGTGGTGCTGAACGACTACCTGCGCGAGTTCCGCACCAAGCTCACCTCGCACAAGAACCACCTGGAGGCGGTCA contains the following coding sequences:
- the pglX gene encoding BREX-1 system adenine-specific DNA-methyltransferase PglX; its protein translation is METLKLKRFAQYARRSLLEQVSGKLKLVLTAESSARREHDAAVKKLEEAIQKTDKEHVIERVAYIWFNRFCALRFMDVNRYTRIGVVSPAEGQFQPEILAEAKMGHIDEEMVHDKVRQQIFALLDGKAPSRDPQGEAYRLLVVAACNFWNKAMPFLFQRIDDYTQLLMPDDLLSGNSILAYTREAMTPDACEDVEVIGWLYQFYISEKKDEVFDGLKKNKKITPENIPAATQLFTPHWIVRYLVENSLGRLWLLNRPGSKLIEQMDYYIKPEQPETDFLRISKPEQINICDPACGSGHMLTYAFDLLYAIYEEEGYEPAEIPEKILTNNLYGIEIDERAGELAAFALTMKARAKQRRFFNKGVKPNICVLENVHFDGNELKDYMDFVGRDLFTAPLQTTLRQFEEADNFGSLIRPDVTDVDGMLRVLESKNVSGQLFISMTHQKVLQALRQADYLSPKYHVVIANPPYMGGKGMNGRLAAWAKDNFPNSKSDLFAMFVERNLDLAQMHGVVAMITMQSWMFLSSFEALRTRLLGQNTLLSMAHLGARAFDSIGGEVVSTTAFVLENANRLDFKGSYLRLVSGNSEIEKNDAIREAVRDPDCGWLFRSSAADFKKIPGSPIAYWVSDKAMASFSWAKRVDNSFELIQGMITGDNAKYVRFWYEISSRYFSIFSQDKNYWVPYNKGGEARKWYGNHDLVVDWRSRGEGFTRNRSTNSHLYFRPYASWSYLNTGSPAARYYPDGFLWDVHGSGAFPRKIGDEKKLVALLCSKAGGYLLNVVNPTMSFQVENISALPWDLDKLSRLESSKLLRTIELSQNDWNSYETSWDFTILPLLNPDYRQPTLKATYQKLHAHLQEVTLEMQRLEEENNRIFIEAYGLQDELTPEVPHNEITLTSNPHYRYGNDKSEDELEALLLADTMRELVSYAVGCMFGRYALDKPGLILANQGETIEDYLKQVPEPSFPADDDNVIPMLDDDWFTDDIAERFRKFLRAAFGEEHYEANLKFVEKALGKNGKARDIRDYFLKDFYSDHVKRYKKRPIYWLFSSPRGSFNALIYMHRYRPDTVSVVLNDYLREFRTKLTSHKNHLEAVSISGSASQGEKTKALKEIEKITKMIAELEDYEREVLYPLATEQVEIDLDDGVKVNYPKLGAALKKIVGLDAKED